Genomic segment of Candidatus Polarisedimenticolia bacterium:
CCCGCGGTGCGCGCCGTCGAGGCGGTCCTGCATGGATTGCGGCATGGGTTCGAGGCGGGATGCGACAGGGAAGCGCGCCTGTTCGCGTCCCTCGTCGTGGATGAGCGGCACGGCAGGCGGGGCATCAGGAGGTTCCTGGATCGCCGGGAGCCGGCCCCCCTGCCGCCGCCGCGGCCGCGAACGCTCTCAGCCGACGAGGGGAGGTGACGGACGTGTCGCCGTGGACGGAGGGGCGCCAGGAGATCGAAGGCAAGGCGAAGCAGGAAGGAGGCGGCGCCATGCCACCCGGGTCCTTCCAGATGTTCGACCCGGACCAGTTCCGGGACAAGGTGGTCCTGGTCACGGGGGCCGGCAAGGGGACCGGCCCGGGCGGCATCGGCTACAACGCCGCCATGGCCTTCGCGCGCGCCGGGGCGCGGCTGGCCATCGTCGGGCGCACCGGCGAGACCGTGCGCGCGACGCGGTGCGAGATCGAGGCCCTCGGAGGCGAGGTGGTCGAGGCGATCGGGGACGTCAGCGATCCGGCCGTGATCGCGGGCCTGTTCGACGCCGTCGCGACGCGCTTCGGCCGGCTCGACATCCTCATCAACAACGCCGGCGTCTCGGGGGAGGTGCGCGCGCTCGTGCGCATCCCGGCGAAGAGCTTCCGCTACGCCTTCAACGTCCACCTGCACACCATGACCACGACGCGACTGGCGGCGCGGCTCATGCGCGACAGGGGGATCCAGGGGACCATCCTGAACATCGGCACCTACTTCACGTCTCCGCACCGGCAGATCCTGCGTCCCTACCCGTTCCGCACGCCGTACACCGGCGCGCAGGCCTGGAAGCTCGAGCACGCGCGCGTCAGCGCCTGGGAGCTGGCGCGCGAGGGCATCCGCGTCATCGCCCTGAACCTGGGGCCGGTCGAAGGGGGCCGCATCGATTCGATCGTCTACCCCCTGGGGGCGCTCGAGCGCGGTCTGTGGGGCCGCGACGTCCGCGGGGACGACATCCGCCGCAAGACGGAGGAGATGCATCCCGCCCGGCGCTTCCTGACCCAGGACGACGCGGCCCGCTCGATCCTGGCGCTCGCTTCGCGGGAGCTGCGCGACTCGGCGAACGGCACGGTCGTCGAGCTGGCGGGCGGCGTGGACTACAAGGTCCCGCCGCAGGCGGCCCCGCCGTTCCTGGGCGGCCGCCTGCCCGACCTCGAGGGGCGCCAGGTCCTTCTGATCGGACATCCGTCCGAGGAGCAGGCGGCGACCCTGGTCCTCGCCTTCGCCGCGTGCGGAGCGGCCGTGGTCCTGGCCGCGCCCGACGCCTCGCGCATCCTGTCGAGCCTGGCCGCAGGCAGGGCCCCGCTGGAGTACACCGACGGGCAGCGCACCCTCCTCGGCAGGGTGCAGGCCATCGATCTGAAGACGGACGACGACGCCGCGGTCGCCTCCCTGTTCGACCGGCTGACGACTCCCGCGGACGCGCCTCAGGACGGCTCGGTCCCCCCGCCGGCCGGCGCGGAGCGCGCGGCCCCCGGCCTGGACGTCGTGGTGGCCCTGACCGGGGACATCGTGTCCCCTGGAGCGTTCGCCGATTTGACCCGGGAAGAGGAGGACGCGCTCAAGGAGCGCTTCGCCTTCGAGCCGGCGGAGATCCTGCGCTGCGCCCAGGCGGCGATGCTGCTTCGGGGCATGCGCCGCGCGGCCGAGGAACGGGCCGCGGGCGCGCGGTCGAGTGGCGCGACGGGGGCCGCGGCGGCGGACGAGCGGTTCCTCTCGTTCCGCCCGTTCCTGGCGCTGCTCGAGCGGCCGCGGGGCGTCGCGTCGAGGACCGGCATCCAGCGGGTCAAGGGGGGGTGGACGCCCGACGAAGAGAAGACGCTCCAGGCCGGGGCGCGCCAGTCGCAGGGAAGCATCATCCTCGTGGGTCCGCGGCTGGCCCGCGCGGCGGCCGACGACGCTTCGGTGGTCGGCGTGCTGCGCGCCGGCCTCCAGGCGGTCGTGACCTCCACCGCCACGGAGATGGCCAGCGCCCGAAGCCCGATCCGGGTGAACGCCATCTTCCCCGGCAGCGACGCGGGCGACGCCTCGGCCTCCCGCGCGGCGCGGACGGCTCTCCACCTCGCCGCCGACAGCCGCGCCTCCATCGCCGGAATGATCTACTTCCCCGACGAACGAAACGCCGGTGTCGCGGACGAGGGCGCCCTGGCCGGCCGGACCGCGGTCGTCACAGGCGGCGGGCGCAACCTCGGGCAGGCGATCGCCATGCGGCTGGCGCGCGAGGGCGCGCGCGTCGTCGTGGCAGGGCGCGGGCGCGCCGATCTCGACCTGACGGCGCGCGCCATCACGGCGCTCGGCGGCCGCGCCCACGCGGTGGCGGCCGACATCGCCTTCCCGGGAGAGCGCGCCCGGATTCTCGAGGCGGCGCGCGAGGCTTCGGGCGAGGCCGGGCGCGGCATCGACCTGTGGGTGAACAATGCCGGGATCGGCGGCGCGTTCGCCACCCTGGGGGAGATCGAGCTCGACGGCGACGCGCGCTGGCACCAGACGCTCGCGGTGAACTTCGCGGGCGCCTGGCTCGGCATGGTGCGGGCGATCCTCGACATGCGCCGGCGCGGCGCTCGCGGCGGCGTGGTCAACGTCAGCACCTTCTACGCCGACCAGCCGTACGTCTTCCGCATACCATACACGGTTCCGAAGATCCTGCTCCGCAGGACCGCGGCGCTCCTGGCCGACGCCCTCAGGCCGTACGGCCTGTTCGTCGCCGACATCGAGCCCAGCCTCATCGACGGGCCGCGGTTCCAGTGGGTGGCGCGCAACTACGCCGAGCAGTTCAAGCGGCACGGCGCCGCGGACCCGCTGGCCGACCCCGCCGTGAAGGCGTGGTTCGAGCGCCTCATCCCGGTGCAGGCGCCGCAGGCGCGGGACGTCGCGCAGGCGGTCCTGTTCGCCGCCCAGAGAGGGTTGACCGGGACCGGGCAGGAGATCGCCGTCTCGACCCTGCCGCGCGCGCCGCGCGCCTCGGCCACGCGGGGATCGGGGCCGCGCCACCCGGGGCGCACGGTCGTCATCGTCACCACGGCGCGCGACACCGCGGAGATCGATCGGGTCGGATCGATCGCCGCCTGGTGCCTGGAGTCCGGATCGCGACGGGTGATCGTGGCCGGCGACGACGGCATGATGGCGCGGCTCGGGCGGCGCCTGTCCCGCGGCGCCTCCGACTCGTCCTGGTGGAACCTGCCGGTCGCTCCCGAGGCCGACGGCCGCCTGGAGATCCGCGGCATCGACTCGCTGTCGGCCGCCGCGATGGCCGACGTGTTCGCCGGGCTCGATCGCGTCGACGCGGTGTTCCACGTGCCCGCCGATCCGGGGGCGGCGGAGAGGTTCGTCCTGTTCCCCGCGGACCCGTCGCTCACCGGCCTCGGTCCCGAGGAGATCGAGGCGCGCTACCGCGATCACCAGCGCGCCCTGTCGCTGTTCCTCGATCGCCAGGTGACCACCGGGCTCATCGTCGCGCGCCAGGCGGCGCGCTCGCTCGCGCCGGGCGGTTTCTTCATGGTGTCGCGCCGGCGCCCGCGCACCGCGGAGACGATCCTGGCCACCGAAGCGCAGCGCCAGATCGTGCGCACCGCGGCGGAGGAGTTCCGCCTGCTCGGCATCGACGCGCACGCGACCTTCACGCACGGCGTCCCGGCTCTCAGCGCGCGTCTCGCCGCGTTCCAGGCGGCCTCGGCATAAAATGTCAAAATAGCATTGCGTCTTGATACCTCTCGACGTATATTCCCGGCGGTCCGCATGAGGAGAGGGACCGGGGACTCAGCCGCAGAGACCCCCCGCAGTGGCCGGACATCCGTCGTGTCGTTCGCATCGCCGCAGATCGTCGCCGCGTCGCGCACCACCGCTGATTCATACGACACTCGCCGCAGACAAGGCAGGGCCACGGTATGGATCTGCCCGATCGGATCAGGGAAGCGATCGCGAACGGAAAACTCTTCGAGCCCTTCAGCGCCCGCGATCTGGCCGAGGCGCTCTCCGACCCCGACTGGCCGCAGTCCCGCGTGCACAGCTTCCTGGTGCGGCACTGCGTGGGGAACCTGGCCGCCAGCCAGATTTTCGTCGAGCGCGTTCACTACGGACGCTACCGCCTCATCTACGATGGTCCGCGAGAGCACGTCCCTCCACCCACGAAGTTCCGCAGACGCATGTCGCGAAGCGATCGAAAGGAGGGCCCGATCCTGCCGGGCGAGACCAAACCCTGACCCGCCTACCGCCCACGGACGACGCGCAGCGCCACGTCCTTTCGGGCCTCCCTCATCACTCCGGCGCCGGCTCCCGACAGCCGGCGCCGGAATTCGTTTATGATAGGCGCCCCGACGCGGCGCTGCGGGGTGGCGGATGGACTCATGAAGAGCCTGGTCCTGATCAAGCAGGTCCCGAACACCGACTCTCCCTTCCGGATCAACAGCGCCGGAACGTGGGTGGACGAGGGGAACCTCACGTTCGGGCTCAACGATTACGACCGGTACGCGCTCGAAGCGCTCCTGCGCTTCAAGGACACGGGCAAGGTCACCGAAGTCGTGGCCCTGACCGCCGGCCCGGAGCGCGCCTCGGCGGCGCTGCGCACCTGCCTCGCCACCGGGGCCGACCGCGCGATCCACATCAAGGATGACGCTCTGAACGCCGCCGACCCCCTGTCGATCGCCCGCGCCATCGTGGCGGCCATCAAGGACGAAGGATTCTCGCTGATCCTGGCGGGGCTGCAGGCCGACGACGACAACTACATGATGATCGGTCCGTTCGTGGCGCGCCTCCTCGAACGTCCATGCGCCACGGCGGCGATGCGTCTCGAGCTTGTCGACGGGGGGACGGCGCGCGCCGAGCGGGAGCTCGAGAACAACCGCGTGCAGGTCGTCGACCTGACCCTGCCCGCGGTCATCACCGTGCAGACCGGGATCAACGAGCCGCGCTACGCCAGCCTCAAGGGGATCATGGCCGCCAAGAAGAAGGAGATCAGGACGGTCACGCTCGCCGATCTCAAGCTGGACCCGGCCGCGATCGCCGCGTCGGCGGCCCGCTTCAAGACGGTCCGCCTGGCGCCGCCTCCCAAGGGGAAGGGGGCCGAGATCCTCTCCGGCGCGGCCGATCGTGTCGCGCAGGAGCTCGTGAAGCGCATCCGCGAGAAGACGGGGGTCATCTGACATGGCGCGGTCGACGGCCGGCGTGGGGCGTGGCTGAGTGGCTTGCCGGATCCTGATCCTGGCCGAGCACGAGGGGGGCGCGGTCCGCGAGACCACGTTCGAGCTCCTCGCTCTGGCCCACCGCCTGGCGGGGGAGGGGGGCGGCGGCCCGGCCGACGTCAAGGCGCTCCTCATCGGACACGGCATCGGCGACCTGGCGAAGGGGCTGGCGGCCCGCGGCGCGGCCGAGGTCATCTACGCCGAAGGGGAGGCCGTCAAGGATTACACCGGCGACGGCTACGGCCGCATCCTCGAGTCGGTGATCAAGGTGGAGTCGCCGGACATCGTCCTCGCCAGCCACACCCCGAACGGCTGGGACTGCGCGCCGCTCGCCGCGGCCGGCATCGGCGTGCCGATCGCCACGGAATGCTCCCAGGTCGCCTTCGAGGGGGGCCGGCCTCTGTTCACGCGCAAGGCGTTCAACGGCAAGTTCATCCAGGTCCTGGATCTCGGAGACGCGAAGCCGAGGATGGCCACGGTGCAGAAAGGGGCCGTCGCCGCGTTCACGGGGACGACCCAGGGGACCGTGCGCACCATCTCCGCCGGAGTGGACGCCGCCGGGCTGCGCGCCCGCTTCGCCGGCATCAAGAAGAGCGAGGCCGGCGGCGTCGACCTGACGCAGGCACAGGTGATCGTCTCCGGCGGCCGCGGCGTCGGCGCCCCCGAGAAGTTCGGCGTCATCAAGGAGCTCGCCGCCGCCCTCGGCGGCCAGGTCGGCGCCTCGCGCCCGGTCACCGACATGGGCTGGCTGCCGCACGAGCACCAGGTCGGCAGCTCCGGCGTCACCGTCAATCCGAAGCTCTACATCGCCTGCGGCATCTCGGGGGCCATCCAGCACATCGTCGGGATGAAGGGGGCCGGCTACATCATCGCCATCAACAAGGACCCCGACGCCCCGATCTTCGGCGTCGCGAGCGTCGGAGTGGTCGGCGACCTGTTCGAGATCGTCCCCGCCCTGACCAAGGCCGTCAAGGACGCGAAGGGGCAGTCGTAGCATCGGGTCGTATCTCGTGGGATGGCGATCCGTCCGCCGATCCACCTGTTGGCGCGACGACCCGCCGCTCGTTGCGGTACCAGACTCCGAGATCCTTCTTCCAGAGCCTCCACAGGATGCCAAGCGGCGCCTTGCCGCGGCAGGTCGCCAGCTCCCCGTGCTCTCCCAGGTAGTGGTGGAAGCGGCACGCGCAGACGCGATTGTCGAGCCCGTTGCCGCCACGCCGGGAGCGATAAAGGACGTGATGATCGTCCAGGTTCTTCCGCGAGGTGCAGCCGGGGGCGCTGCAGCGCCAACCAGCGCGGGAATAGACCGGGTCGCCGCGGCGCTTCGGGGCGCCCGCGCGGGCGCCGGTCGAGGCGCGGGCGACGCGGTACGGCGGGTCCCAGGTGAGGACGAAGTCTTCCAGAAGCGCCAGGAGGCCGACCCAGGCCGGCAGGCGGCGGGAGCGGACGGAAAACGTCCGGGCTGAGAGCACGGACGGCGCGGCGTGGGGATCGGGCCAGGGCTCGTCCCAGGGGACCGAGTCGGCCAGAGCCGTCAGGCGCTGCCGGGCTGCCTCGACGACACCGAGGAAGTCAGCGGCGAGATCGTGCGGCAGGCGGAGGCGGAGGAAAACGTCCGGGCCGGGGCGCTCGGCGGAGGCCATCCCGAAATACTGGACGCGCCCGCGGGCGGTCCCCGGCTCGCGGCGCAGCGACGCGTGCCACGCGGCGTCGTCCAGCGGCATCGGGTGGGTGGGCTCGCCGGCGGCACGGACGGAGCGCGTGCGCGCGAGCGCCCGGGCTTCATCCCGGAGGCGCTTCACGGTGGCCTCTTCGGCGCGGGCGACCCAGGCGCGCTCGATATCGGGGGAGACACGGCCGCGGCCGAGGATCCTCAATATGAGAAGAGTGGCCTCGAAGCCGATTCGACCGGCTTCGAAGGCGGCGCGCAGGTGGGGGAACTGCCGGAGGGAGCGGGCGGCGCGGACGCGGTCCTCGGCGGAGGTGCGGGAGACGCCGAGGCGCTCTTCGGCGTAGTGCCCGATGCCGGCGAAGCGGAGGCGCGACCAGGCGCCGCGCTCGGCCATGTCGGCGAGCACCTTCGCCAGGCGGCCGTCAAGGTCCTCCTCGAGAGCCAGGAGGGCGCGGATCTGGCCGTCGAGCTCGGCCGCGCCGCCGGTCCCCGCGACGCTCTCGACGTCGCGCAGGCGCGCCAGGCTGGCTCCGGCCAGCGCCAGGGACCACGAAGCGGGCGACGTCGCGGGGAGGTGGCTCCAGTTGTCCGTCGAGCGCGCCAGCGCGGTCTCCACCACCGCCGGATCGGGGGACACCTTCATCGGGCGGCTGTCGGCGTCGGGGGGGAGGCCGGCGGAACAGGCCTCTCCCACCAGCGCCTCGACGAAGGAGGTCACGCTCGCTTCGCGTCCCTCGACGCAGCGGTAGAGATCGACGACCTCGTCGAACGCAGCCAGGAGGGGGGACGGGACCGGGATGCTGACGAGGGAGCGGTCGGAGAGATCGTCTGGGTCAGCATCAAGCGGGCTCGCTGGATTGTCCGAGGGCGCCTTCAGATCGTCCGAAGGGGAGTGTGGATCGTCCGCGGACCGCTGCTCCGCATCGCCGGAGGAGTGGTCAAAGTCCGGCGGCCACTCCGAGCGGGCCATGCGCGCCGCACGGACCGATTCGCGCAGCGCGCGGATCGGAACGCTCCGCGCCTGCGCCACCCAGGCGGCCAGCGAATCGGCCGAGGCGATCCGGGCGACGAGAAGCGCTGCGACGCGCCCAACGGGGCGGCCACCATCGTCTCCGGTCAGGGCGTCGGCCAGGGCAGGGAGAGACTGGAGCGCGCGGCCCAGCGAGGCGAAGTCCTTCTGCCACCGCCCCGAGCGGCCGAAGCGCTCGCGGGCGTGATCCTCCAGCCGGGCGAATCCGAAATCGGACCAGGCGTGCCGCTGCACGAACGCGGCCGCCGCACGGGCCAGCGGGATCGCGATGCGGTCGAGCCCGGCCCGCAGGGACAGAGCCAGGGCGTCCGCCTGGCGTAGCGACCGCTCGATCGCGTAGGCGCTCGCGCCTGTGGGGGACGGGGTGTCAGCGGACGGGTCGCCACAGGCCGCGTCGTCACCGGCATGGTCGCGACCGGTCGGGGCGCCATAGGCCGGCGCATCCTCCCTGCAAGCGAAGCGCTGGAGGACGGCGACTCTCGCCGGCTGGGTGCGCGCGAGACCGGCGCGTGGCAGCTCGAAAGGCGGGTAGCAGGAACCATGCAATGCGCGCGAAGCAGCGGCGAAATGCATAGTGTAAGTATGGAGTACATCAAATCAGATTGCAAGCGAAAAGTGAAAGATTTTTTATCGTGGTTGACACTCGGCCAGGAGGCAGAACCGCGCGCGTTGACCCCGCCCAGCGTTTTCTCTAGAATCCTCGAACGAAACCACTTGGGGGGGAGAAGCGGCCATGTCCACAGGAAAAGTGTTCGGAGTCCTCGTCCTTTCGGCAACCCTCGCGACCGCGGCGGACAAGGCGAAGGCGGCCGCGCCCGCGGTTCCTGATTTCGAGGTCGAGGGCATCGGGTTCACGATGTGTGAGTGTCCCGCTTATGCCTGCCCCTGCAGATCGAACGCCCATCCCACTCACCATCAGTGCAATGCCGCCGACTTCGCCTACATCAAACGAGGGCACGTCGGGAAGGTGAAGCTGGATGGCCTGAAAGCGGTCGCTGTGGGCGATCTGATCAATCCCGACCATTCCAAGACCTACGCGACGGTCTACTTCGACAAGAGCACGACGCCGGAGCAGCGCGAGGCCTATTCGCAGATGCTCCAGTTCATGTTCTCCGAGGGCTTCCCCGCGACGGTCGGGCCTGCCAAGATCGTCTCGATCGAGTTCAAGGAATCGGCCGACAAGACGGAATACACGGTGAATATCCCGGGCATCCTCGAAGAGAAGGCCGTCCTGAAACGGGACCAATCCGGCAAGCCCGCGCACACGGTCCCCGCGATGGACGAATGGGGCAACACGATCAGCTACGCGGACAACGTCGTGTTCAAGTACCACGACAAGGAGCTGGCCCGCGAGTGGGACGCCTCCGGCCACCAGTCCAACATCAAGTACTTCCACACCACCAAGAAGATGTACGACGAGAAGCAGCTCCTGGCGCAACACGGTGATCCCGCCGTCAACGGCTGGACCGAGAAACAGAAGGACATGATCACCAAGCTGGGGATGAAGCCCGAGTAACCTCACGCCTCACCCCGCACCCCCAGGCGAAATCCGGACGGTCCGAGCGGACGGTCTGAGATGCTGGATCTGACCGCGTGTTCGATTCTCCAGGTCGGGGCGATCCGTCGCATGACGTCCGACCCGCGACTGGCCGCCCACTGCGATTCCTGGCTGCAGGAGCGGGGCGCCCGAGGGGCGCGCCACTACCTGACCCTGCGCTTCGCGGGCCTGGCGGCCGGAGGGTTGATGTTCGTCTGGATGGAATTCGACGAAATAGTGGACGCGGAAGTGCCGTCGATGCGCCTGCTCCTCTGGACGGGCGCGATCGTGGTGTCGTTGATCGCGGCGTTCTTCGGGTTCATCCTTTCCTGCTGGCCCAGGTCCACTCGTGGTGGTGGAGAGGCGGGATCCTCTTCTGGATGGCCCTGGTCGGTGCGCTGGAATACTGGCGGATGGAGCGACGGTCCCGCCGCTAGTCGAGCACGAACTTCAGCCGGCCGCCGGCGCCTTGCGATCGAAGTCACGGCGGCATCGCCACCCCGGATGTTTTTGCAGCTAAGGGCAGCTTCGCGCCGGGACGATCCCGCCGTCGCTGCGGTGGCCGGCGGGGCCGGAGCCGCAGGTGTTCTCCGCCCGGACGAGATAGAAGAGACATTGGCCGGGGCCGGAGGGCGCGGCCAGATCGAGACTGTAGATCAGGTCGATCTGCGGCGCGATGTTGCTCCCCGCACAGGAGGCGCCGGACGTGAAATCCGAAGCGCTGGCCGACCGGATGAGATCGTAACGGTCGTCGAGGACGTAGCTGCCGGGGTGGGGCGGCAGCTGCCACTCCGCGTACTGTCCGCCGGGGGAGAAGATCAGCATATCGGGCTCGTCGGGGACTCCCCAGGCGCGGCCGTCCGCCGGCGCGCAGTCGCAGGCGTCGCCGATCCCGTCGCCGTCGCTGTCCGCTTGCGAGGGGTTGATCACCGCCGGGCAGTCGTCGAGGCAGTCCGGGATTCCGTCGCCGTCGCTGTCCGCGCCGGCCGCGGCATCGAGCCGGTCGCGGATGACCTGCTGCACCTGGTAGGCGACGAT
This window contains:
- a CDS encoding SDR family NAD(P)-dependent oxidoreductase gives rise to the protein MSPWTEGRQEIEGKAKQEGGGAMPPGSFQMFDPDQFRDKVVLVTGAGKGTGPGGIGYNAAMAFARAGARLAIVGRTGETVRATRCEIEALGGEVVEAIGDVSDPAVIAGLFDAVATRFGRLDILINNAGVSGEVRALVRIPAKSFRYAFNVHLHTMTTTRLAARLMRDRGIQGTILNIGTYFTSPHRQILRPYPFRTPYTGAQAWKLEHARVSAWELAREGIRVIALNLGPVEGGRIDSIVYPLGALERGLWGRDVRGDDIRRKTEEMHPARRFLTQDDAARSILALASRELRDSANGTVVELAGGVDYKVPPQAAPPFLGGRLPDLEGRQVLLIGHPSEEQAATLVLAFAACGAAVVLAAPDASRILSSLAAGRAPLEYTDGQRTLLGRVQAIDLKTDDDAAVASLFDRLTTPADAPQDGSVPPPAGAERAAPGLDVVVALTGDIVSPGAFADLTREEEDALKERFAFEPAEILRCAQAAMLLRGMRRAAEERAAGARSSGATGAAAADERFLSFRPFLALLERPRGVASRTGIQRVKGGWTPDEEKTLQAGARQSQGSIILVGPRLARAAADDASVVGVLRAGLQAVVTSTATEMASARSPIRVNAIFPGSDAGDASASRAARTALHLAADSRASIAGMIYFPDERNAGVADEGALAGRTAVVTGGGRNLGQAIAMRLAREGARVVVAGRGRADLDLTARAITALGGRAHAVAADIAFPGERARILEAAREASGEAGRGIDLWVNNAGIGGAFATLGEIELDGDARWHQTLAVNFAGAWLGMVRAILDMRRRGARGGVVNVSTFYADQPYVFRIPYTVPKILLRRTAALLADALRPYGLFVADIEPSLIDGPRFQWVARNYAEQFKRHGAADPLADPAVKAWFERLIPVQAPQARDVAQAVLFAAQRGLTGTGQEIAVSTLPRAPRASATRGSGPRHPGRTVVIVTTARDTAEIDRVGSIAAWCLESGSRRVIVAGDDGMMARLGRRLSRGASDSSWWNLPVAPEADGRLEIRGIDSLSAAAMADVFAGLDRVDAVFHVPADPGAAERFVLFPADPSLTGLGPEEIEARYRDHQRALSLFLDRQVTTGLIVARQAARSLAPGGFFMVSRRRPRTAETILATEAQRQIVRTAAEEFRLLGIDAHATFTHGVPALSARLAAFQAASA
- a CDS encoding electron transfer flavoprotein subunit beta/FixA family protein; its protein translation is MKSLVLIKQVPNTDSPFRINSAGTWVDEGNLTFGLNDYDRYALEALLRFKDTGKVTEVVALTAGPERASAALRTCLATGADRAIHIKDDALNAADPLSIARAIVAAIKDEGFSLILAGLQADDDNYMMIGPFVARLLERPCATAAMRLELVDGGTARAERELENNRVQVVDLTLPAVITVQTGINEPRYASLKGIMAAKKKEIRTVTLADLKLDPAAIAASAARFKTVRLAPPPKGKGAEILSGAADRVAQELVKRIREKTGVI
- a CDS encoding electron transfer flavoprotein subunit alpha/FixB family protein; amino-acid sequence: MACRILILAEHEGGAVRETTFELLALAHRLAGEGGGGPADVKALLIGHGIGDLAKGLAARGAAEVIYAEGEAVKDYTGDGYGRILESVIKVESPDIVLASHTPNGWDCAPLAAAGIGVPIATECSQVAFEGGRPLFTRKAFNGKFIQVLDLGDAKPRMATVQKGAVAAFTGTTQGTVRTISAGVDAAGLRARFAGIKKSEAGGVDLTQAQVIVSGGRGVGAPEKFGVIKELAAALGGQVGASRPVTDMGWLPHEHQVGSSGVTVNPKLYIACGISGAIQHIVGMKGAGYIIAINKDPDAPIFGVASVGVVGDLFEIVPALTKAVKDAKGQS
- a CDS encoding HNH endonuclease signature motif containing protein, producing the protein MHGSCYPPFELPRAGLARTQPARVAVLQRFACREDAPAYGAPTGRDHAGDDAACGDPSADTPSPTGASAYAIERSLRQADALALSLRAGLDRIAIPLARAAAAFVQRHAWSDFGFARLEDHARERFGRSGRWQKDFASLGRALQSLPALADALTGDDGGRPVGRVAALLVARIASADSLAAWVAQARSVPIRALRESVRAARMARSEWPPDFDHSSGDAEQRSADDPHSPSDDLKAPSDNPASPLDADPDDLSDRSLVSIPVPSPLLAAFDEVVDLYRCVEGREASVTSFVEALVGEACSAGLPPDADSRPMKVSPDPAVVETALARSTDNWSHLPATSPASWSLALAGASLARLRDVESVAGTGGAAELDGQIRALLALEEDLDGRLAKVLADMAERGAWSRLRFAGIGHYAEERLGVSRTSAEDRVRAARSLRQFPHLRAAFEAGRIGFEATLLILRILGRGRVSPDIERAWVARAEEATVKRLRDEARALARTRSVRAAGEPTHPMPLDDAAWHASLRREPGTARGRVQYFGMASAERPGPDVFLRLRLPHDLAADFLGVVEAARQRLTALADSVPWDEPWPDPHAAPSVLSARTFSVRSRRLPAWVGLLALLEDFVLTWDPPYRVARASTGARAGAPKRRGDPVYSRAGWRCSAPGCTSRKNLDDHHVLYRSRRGGNGLDNRVCACRFHHYLGEHGELATCRGKAPLGILWRLWKKDLGVWYRNERRVVAPTGGSADGSPSHEIRPDATTAPSRP
- a CDS encoding DUF1326 domain-containing protein: MSTGKVFGVLVLSATLATAADKAKAAAPAVPDFEVEGIGFTMCECPAYACPCRSNAHPTHHQCNAADFAYIKRGHVGKVKLDGLKAVAVGDLINPDHSKTYATVYFDKSTTPEQREAYSQMLQFMFSEGFPATVGPAKIVSIEFKESADKTEYTVNIPGILEEKAVLKRDQSGKPAHTVPAMDEWGNTISYADNVVFKYHDKELAREWDASGHQSNIKYFHTTKKMYDEKQLLAQHGDPAVNGWTEKQKDMITKLGMKPE